Proteins encoded by one window of Chondromyces crocatus:
- a CDS encoding thrombospondin type 3 repeat-containing protein — MTRRLLAAAVALPGIATVSTAWAGTVSAVGSVQALTHIDQMVDVIGKGNFDEGPTSGSVPADVYAAQGLIWQAGSFGTILPGCVSQGQASLPAYTPPGGMFPNPANGGTQVGNVGMHSHVARFNRPVTQVGLTAGMNGQQYLAVWGTNGALIGQVTWIPDSHPPSSFVGIDSLGVPIAMVAWGNDNVWNNEFYELSGSTIYSDSWVWASGRCTSAAECNDGNPCTTDTCVNNVCVRSNNDLQCNDGNACTENDRCVNGTCTPGALKTCPAIDACHDVGTCNPANGMCSTPNRPNGTACNDSNACTQTDICQNGVCTGANPVVCPPPATCHLQGTCDPATGTCASPPAPDGSACSEGNGCTETDTCQAGTCTSSNPQVCAPINDCHQQGACDLVTGDCIPAPLPDGSSCNDGNACTQGDQCNAGTCTSGNPVQCPPPDECHEQGACNPTTGTCNHPARPNGSPCGGGGVCQNGTCAIADRDRDGIADAIDNCPDVYNPSQADLDGDGIGDACDDDIDGDGIPNASDNCPRTPNPSQEDVNGDGVGDACSCNDPPRPDGSPCDDGQACTAVDICQSGVCVGTQPVVCAPSQNVCQVMACYPTTGECAPYSNEGAPCPGGVCIAGGCLVEGSSGEGGATTGGGGSGNGGGAPSGGSGAGNGVGAGTPGSGNAGNGATPTEPSLHGGGFTCAAASHEGADSRGALGFLGGLPLLLAFRRRRRG, encoded by the coding sequence GTGACGCGGCGCCTCCTCGCGGCGGCGGTGGCACTGCCGGGGATCGCTACGGTCAGCACTGCCTGGGCAGGTACGGTCAGTGCCGTGGGGAGCGTCCAGGCGCTGACCCACATCGACCAGATGGTCGACGTCATCGGGAAGGGCAACTTCGACGAGGGTCCGACCTCGGGGAGCGTGCCGGCGGACGTCTACGCGGCCCAGGGGCTGATCTGGCAGGCCGGCTCGTTCGGCACCATCCTGCCGGGCTGCGTCTCGCAAGGTCAGGCGTCGCTCCCCGCGTACACGCCCCCCGGCGGCATGTTCCCGAACCCGGCCAATGGAGGCACGCAGGTCGGCAACGTGGGCATGCATTCCCACGTGGCGAGGTTCAACAGGCCCGTGACCCAGGTGGGCCTGACCGCAGGGATGAACGGGCAGCAATACCTGGCGGTGTGGGGGACCAACGGGGCGCTGATCGGTCAGGTCACCTGGATCCCGGACTCCCATCCACCGTCGTCGTTCGTGGGGATCGACTCGCTCGGGGTCCCGATCGCCATGGTCGCCTGGGGCAACGACAATGTCTGGAACAACGAGTTTTACGAACTCTCGGGCAGCACCATCTACAGCGACTCGTGGGTCTGGGCGTCGGGCCGGTGCACCTCGGCCGCCGAATGCAACGACGGCAACCCGTGCACCACCGACACGTGCGTCAACAATGTCTGCGTCCGCAGCAACAACGACCTCCAGTGCAATGACGGCAATGCCTGCACCGAGAACGACAGGTGCGTGAACGGCACCTGCACGCCCGGTGCGCTCAAGACCTGCCCGGCCATCGATGCGTGCCACGACGTCGGCACCTGCAATCCGGCGAACGGGATGTGCTCGACGCCGAACCGGCCGAATGGCACCGCGTGCAACGACAGCAATGCCTGCACGCAGACCGATATCTGCCAGAACGGGGTCTGCACCGGCGCGAATCCCGTGGTCTGTCCACCCCCGGCGACCTGTCACCTCCAGGGTACGTGCGATCCCGCCACGGGCACCTGCGCCTCACCGCCCGCGCCCGATGGCAGCGCCTGCTCCGAAGGCAATGGCTGCACCGAGACCGACACCTGTCAGGCCGGGACCTGCACGAGCAGCAACCCGCAGGTGTGCGCACCCATCAACGATTGCCACCAGCAAGGGGCATGCGATCTCGTCACCGGTGACTGCATCCCCGCCCCACTTCCCGACGGCTCGTCCTGCAACGACGGCAACGCCTGCACCCAGGGCGACCAGTGCAACGCCGGCACCTGCACCTCGGGAAATCCGGTGCAATGCCCTCCACCCGACGAATGCCACGAGCAAGGGGCGTGCAATCCCACCACGGGGACGTGCAACCACCCCGCACGGCCGAACGGTTCGCCCTGCGGTGGTGGGGGAGTTTGCCAGAACGGGACCTGCGCGATTGCCGATCGCGATCGCGACGGCATCGCCGACGCCATCGACAACTGCCCCGACGTCTACAACCCGAGCCAGGCCGATCTCGATGGCGACGGCATCGGTGACGCTTGCGACGACGACATCGACGGCGACGGGATCCCCAACGCCAGCGACAACTGTCCGCGCACGCCCAACCCCTCGCAGGAGGACGTCAACGGCGATGGCGTCGGCGACGCCTGCTCTTGTAACGATCCGCCGCGCCCCGACGGCTCGCCTTGCGACGATGGGCAGGCCTGCACCGCCGTCGACATCTGTCAGAGCGGCGTCTGTGTCGGCACCCAGCCCGTCGTCTGCGCGCCGTCCCAGAACGTCTGCCAGGTGATGGCCTGCTACCCCACCACCGGCGAGTGCGCCCCCTACTCCAACGAGGGCGCGCCTTGTCCGGGTGGGGTCTGCATCGCCGGTGGCTGCCTCGTCGAGGGCAGCTCGGGCGAGGGCGGCGCCACCACCGGGGGTGGCGGCAGCGGCAACGGGGGCGGCGCGCCTTCGGGCGGCTCCGGCGCTGGCAACGGCGTTGGCGCGGGCACCCCGGGCAGCGGCAACGCGGGCAACGGCGCAACGCCCACCGAGCCCAGCCTCCACGGCGGTGGCTTCACCTGCGCGGCCGCGAGCCACGAGGGCGCTGACTCCCGCGGCGCGCTTGGGTTCCTGGGAGGCCTCCCGCTCTTGCTCGCCTTCCGCAGACGCCGCCGGGGTTGA
- a CDS encoding thrombospondin type 3 repeat-containing protein produces MARSILVAVTALPGVATATVAWAGTVTPMGNVQALTHIDQMIGIVGRGNFDEGPTSGYVPNDVYAAQGLIWRTGQLNQILPGCTTPGAGQTPTYSDGFKQYFPNPGGGGSQIGQHALLSHIARFSVTITQVGLTASSAGPQYLTIWRADGTMIGQVTWASSGDSSFIGIDSLGVPIAMVTYGNDNLWGGQAYDIGGTTIMSDSWIWASGRCSSNAECDDGNPCTTDTCVNDTCVRSNNNLSCNDGNACTENDACVNGACVPGAPKTCPAIDACHDVGTCNPSNGMCSTPNRPNGTPCTDSNACTQTDTCQNGVCTGSNPVVCPPPAVCHLQGTCSPATGACASPPAPDGSACTDGNACTETDTCQAGICTGNNPLMCAPINDCHQQGACDLATGDCTPIPKPDGASCNDGNACTQGDQCNAGTCTSGNPVQCPPPDECHEQGACDPASGACNHPLRPNGSPCSSGGVCQNGTCATADRDHDGIADAVDNCPDVYNPSQADLDGDGIGDACDDDIDGDGIPNASDNCPRTPNPSQEDVNGDGVGDACSCNDPPRPDGSPCDDGQACTAVDICQSGVCVGTQPVVCAPSQNVCQVMACYPTTGECAPYSNEGAPCPGGVCIAGGCLVEGSSSGGGGGSTTGAGGNGNGGGTPSSGSGAGSGAGAGTPGNGQGGNGATPTEPSLHGGGFTCAASPSTSGHPSSPWLLCGLALLVAHGRRRQERRS; encoded by the coding sequence GTGGCGCGAAGCATCCTCGTGGCGGTCACGGCGCTACCGGGGGTCGCGACGGCGACCGTTGCCTGGGCCGGGACGGTCACCCCCATGGGGAACGTCCAGGCGCTGACGCACATCGACCAGATGATCGGCATCGTCGGGAGGGGCAACTTCGACGAGGGACCGACGTCGGGGTACGTGCCGAATGACGTCTATGCGGCGCAGGGGCTGATCTGGCGGACCGGTCAGCTCAACCAGATCCTGCCAGGCTGCACCACGCCCGGGGCTGGTCAAACGCCGACGTACAGCGACGGCTTCAAGCAGTACTTCCCGAATCCGGGTGGCGGGGGTTCGCAGATCGGTCAGCACGCCCTCCTCTCGCACATCGCCCGCTTCAGCGTCACGATCACCCAGGTCGGGCTCACGGCCAGCTCGGCCGGGCCGCAGTACCTCACCATCTGGCGCGCGGACGGCACGATGATCGGCCAGGTCACCTGGGCCTCCAGCGGGGACTCGTCGTTCATCGGGATCGACTCGCTCGGGGTGCCGATCGCCATGGTCACCTACGGCAACGACAACCTGTGGGGTGGGCAGGCCTACGACATCGGCGGAACCACGATCATGAGCGACTCGTGGATCTGGGCCTCGGGGCGGTGCTCGTCCAACGCCGAGTGTGACGACGGCAATCCATGCACCACCGACACGTGCGTCAATGACACCTGCGTCCGCAGCAACAACAACCTGAGCTGCAACGACGGCAATGCCTGCACCGAGAACGATGCGTGCGTGAATGGCGCTTGCGTGCCCGGCGCGCCCAAGACGTGCCCGGCCATCGATGCCTGTCACGACGTCGGCACCTGCAATCCCTCGAACGGGATGTGCTCCACGCCGAATCGACCGAATGGCACCCCGTGCACCGACAGCAATGCCTGCACGCAGACCGATACTTGCCAGAACGGAGTCTGCACCGGCTCGAATCCCGTGGTCTGTCCACCCCCGGCGGTCTGCCATCTCCAGGGCACATGCAGTCCGGCGACGGGTGCCTGCGCTTCACCGCCGGCGCCTGATGGAAGCGCCTGCACCGATGGCAATGCCTGCACCGAGACCGATACCTGTCAGGCAGGGATCTGCACGGGCAACAACCCCCTGATGTGCGCGCCCATCAACGATTGCCATCAGCAGGGAGCGTGCGATCTCGCCACCGGCGACTGCACGCCCATCCCGAAACCCGACGGCGCATCCTGCAACGACGGCAATGCCTGCACCCAGGGTGACCAGTGCAACGCCGGCACCTGCACCTCGGGAAACCCGGTGCAATGCCCGCCGCCCGACGAGTGCCACGAGCAAGGCGCGTGTGATCCTGCTTCCGGGGCGTGCAACCATCCCCTGCGGCCGAACGGCTCGCCCTGCAGCAGTGGGGGTGTTTGCCAGAATGGTACCTGCGCCACCGCCGATCGCGACCACGACGGCATCGCCGACGCCGTCGACAACTGCCCCGACGTCTACAACCCGAGCCAGGCCGATCTCGATGGCGACGGCATCGGTGACGCTTGCGACGACGACATCGACGGCGACGGGATCCCCAACGCCAGCGACAACTGTCCGCGCACGCCCAATCCCTCGCAGGAGGACGTCAACGGCGATGGCGTCGGCGACGCCTGCTCGTGCAATGATCCGCCGCGCCCCGATGGCTCGCCTTGCGACGATGGGCAGGCCTGCACCGCCGTCGACATCTGCCAGAGCGGCGTCTGCGTCGGCACCCAGCCCGTCGTCTGCGCGCCGTCCCAGAACGTCTGCCAAGTGATGGCCTGCTATCCCACCACCGGCGAGTGCGCCCCCTACTCCAACGAGGGCGCGCCTTGTCCGGGTGGGGTCTGCATCGCGGGTGGTTGCCTCGTCGAGGGCAGCAGCTCGGGCGGGGGCGGCGGCAGCACCACGGGCGCCGGCGGCAACGGGAACGGCGGCGGCACGCCTTCGAGCGGCTCCGGCGCGGGCAGTGGCGCGGGTGCGGGAACTCCGGGCAACGGCCAGGGGGGCAACGGCGCAACGCCCACCGAGCCCAGCCTCCACGGCGGCGGCTTCACCTGCGCGGCCAGCCCCTCCACCAGCGGGCACCCCTCGAGTCCCTGGTTGCTCTGCGGTCTGGCGCTGCTGGTCGCGCACGGTAGGCGCCGTCAGGAGCGTCGGTCGTGA
- a CDS encoding thrombospondin type 3 repeat-containing protein has product MGIVLRGLTLAAVALPVLGIAGSAWAQSITAVGNVQALTHVSQMIDVIGRGDFDEGPTSGQVPNDIYAAQGLLWRSGELSVILPGCTTPGTGNFPSYSPSAGNFPSPLGGGSHVGQYAYYTMTATFLQNVTQVGLTASVNGRQYLTAWGTNGTMLGQVTWTPAGNASFIGIDTLGEPIGMVTFGNDDLWAGAVYEYGGSATYSDTWLWATGRCTTGAQCDDGNPCTTDSCVNNTCVRSNNNLACNDGNACTENDTCVNGACTPGAPKACPAIDACHDAGTCNPANGMCSTPSRPNGTACNDGNACTQSDTCQSGVCTGTNPVVCPAPPVCHLQGTCNPATGTCVSPPAPDGSACTDDNLCTETDTCQAGTCSGNSPQMCAPINDCHEQGVCNLATGDCSPVPKPDGASCNDGNACTQTDRCNAGTCVPGTPVQCPPPDDCHEQGACNPTTGACNHPVRPNGSPCGNGGVCQNGSCAIADRDRDGIADAVDNCPDVYNPSQADLDGDGIGDACDDDIDGDGVPNASDNCPRTPNPSQEDINGDGVGDACSCNDPPRPDGSSCDDGQACTAVDICQSGVCIGTQPVVCAPSQNVCQVMACYPTTGECAPYSNEGAPCPGGVCIAGGCLVESSSSGEGGGSTTGVGGSGNGGGAPSGGSGAGNGAGAGTPGSGQGGNGATPTEPSLHGGGFSCAFPRTDSARATSALWLLAGLPLLLAFRRRRRG; this is encoded by the coding sequence ATGGGAATCGTGTTGCGGGGCCTCACCCTGGCGGCGGTGGCTCTGCCGGTCCTGGGCATTGCGGGGTCGGCGTGGGCCCAGTCGATCACAGCCGTCGGCAACGTCCAGGCCCTGACGCACGTCAGCCAGATGATCGATGTCATCGGACGCGGTGACTTCGACGAGGGACCCACGTCGGGCCAGGTGCCCAACGACATCTACGCCGCGCAAGGACTGCTGTGGCGGAGCGGAGAACTCTCCGTGATCCTGCCCGGCTGCACCACCCCGGGGACCGGCAACTTCCCGTCCTACAGCCCCAGCGCCGGCAATTTCCCCTCGCCCCTGGGGGGCGGCTCCCACGTGGGCCAGTACGCCTACTACACCATGACCGCGACCTTCCTTCAGAATGTGACGCAGGTCGGCCTGACCGCGAGCGTGAATGGAAGGCAGTACCTCACCGCCTGGGGGACCAACGGGACGATGCTCGGCCAGGTGACCTGGACGCCGGCGGGAAACGCGTCGTTCATCGGCATCGATACCCTGGGGGAGCCGATCGGGATGGTCACGTTCGGCAACGACGACCTGTGGGCGGGGGCGGTCTACGAATACGGCGGAAGCGCCACGTACAGCGACACGTGGCTCTGGGCGACGGGCAGGTGCACGACCGGCGCGCAGTGCGACGACGGCAACCCCTGCACCACCGACTCGTGCGTCAACAACACCTGCGTCCGGAGCAACAACAACCTGGCGTGCAACGACGGCAACGCCTGCACCGAGAACGACACCTGCGTGAACGGCGCCTGCACGCCCGGCGCCCCCAAGGCCTGCCCTGCCATCGACGCCTGTCACGACGCCGGGACCTGCAACCCCGCGAACGGGATGTGCTCCACGCCGAGTCGACCGAACGGGACGGCGTGCAACGACGGCAATGCCTGTACGCAATCCGACACGTGCCAGAGCGGAGTCTGCACCGGGACGAATCCCGTGGTCTGCCCGGCTCCGCCAGTTTGCCACCTCCAGGGCACATGCAACCCCGCCACGGGCACCTGCGTCTCACCGCCCGCGCCCGATGGTAGTGCCTGCACCGACGACAATCTCTGCACCGAGACCGACACCTGCCAGGCCGGGACCTGCTCGGGCAACAGCCCGCAGATGTGCGCGCCCATCAACGATTGCCACGAGCAGGGGGTGTGCAATCTCGCCACCGGTGACTGCTCGCCGGTCCCGAAACCCGATGGCGCGTCCTGCAACGACGGCAATGCCTGCACCCAGACCGACAGATGCAATGCCGGCACCTGCGTCCCGGGGACTCCTGTGCAATGCCCGCCGCCCGACGATTGCCACGAGCAGGGCGCGTGCAATCCCACCACCGGCGCATGCAACCACCCCGTGCGGCCCAATGGATCGCCCTGCGGCAATGGCGGCGTTTGCCAGAATGGCTCTTGCGCGATCGCCGATCGCGACCGCGACGGCATCGCCGACGCCGTCGACAACTGCCCCGACGTCTACAACCCGAGCCAGGCCGATCTCGATGGCGACGGCATCGGTGACGCCTGCGACGACGACATCGACGGCGATGGGGTGCCCAATGCCAGCGACAACTGTCCGCGCACGCCCAATCCTTCGCAGGAGGACATCAATGGCGATGGCGTCGGCGACGCCTGCTCTTGCAACGATCCGCCGCGCCCCGATGGCTCGTCTTGCGACGATGGGCAAGCCTGCACCGCCGTCGACATCTGTCAGAGCGGCGTCTGTATCGGCACCCAGCCCGTCGTCTGTGCACCGTCCCAGAACGTCTGCCAGGTGATGGCCTGCTACCCCACCACCGGCGAGTGCGCCCCCTACTCCAACGAGGGCGCCCCTTGTCCTGGCGGCGTCTGCATCGCCGGTGGCTGTCTCGTCGAGAGCAGCAGCTCGGGCGAAGGAGGCGGCAGCACCACGGGCGTCGGCGGCAGCGGCAACGGGGGCGGCGCGCCTTCGGGTGGCTCCGGGGCGGGCAATGGCGCTGGCGCGGGCACTCCAGGCAGCGGCCAGGGGGGCAATGGCGCAACGCCCACCGAGCCCAGCCTCCACGGCGGCGGCTTCTCCTGCGCCTTCCCACGTACCGACAGCGCCCGTGCCACCAGCGCGCTCTGGCTCCTCGCCGGTCTGCCGCTCTTGCTCGCCTTCCGCAGGCGCCGCAGGGGGTGA